The following proteins are encoded in a genomic region of Verrucomicrobiia bacterium:
- a CDS encoding Na+:solute symporter yields MHWLDLLIIVLYFALMVGVGVWVSKKAAQSAESYFLAGKSLPWWIIGIAHGSSGVDITGTMWFVTMLYVYGAKGIWLLWIWPLFNVIFRMVYLGVWVRRSNVLTGAEWMRTRFGKNLGSELAYLSVVLYALVSVVGFLSYAFQGIGKFAKSFLPWPLPAEVYGTLIMVVSGLYCILGGMYSVVLNDVIQFGLILLAAVIIAAVAMAVTSPEQISAAVPAGWEELFFGWKLNLDWSGLVPQLNDKIYGTQGDGYSLYFLFIGMLLFKGILVSMAGPTPNYAIQHVLSTRSPREAALENFMMAIVSLAPRFLLIAGIAVIGLVHFSPELAKMAAAGQKLDFEKILPEVVNQYLPVGAKGLILAGLLAAFMSTFVSTTNSGVAYIVNDIYKRYLRPDASQQRLVRMGYFWSLMVILAGIGFGFYTGSVQKVTEWVANALVPAFVAPNVLKWHWWRFNGWGFFAGMVSGTAAAVIKLFVPLSPTVTSLVIIGISMIFSVVVCLLTAPEDQAVLKRFYLTVRPWGWWRPIHDLCAAEHPRLQANRDAARDWLNIGVGLVWQLAMVAAPIYLVIRNWPRFWACVIVLGVTSVILKFTWYDRLDKTHEMYLKDYEEKPGTAAG; encoded by the coding sequence ATGCACTGGCTGGACCTCCTCATCATTGTCCTCTATTTCGCCCTGATGGTGGGGGTGGGCGTGTGGGTATCGAAGAAGGCGGCGCAGAGTGCGGAGTCCTATTTTCTGGCGGGCAAAAGCCTGCCGTGGTGGATCATCGGCATTGCGCATGGCTCCAGCGGGGTGGACATCACGGGGACGATGTGGTTTGTGACGATGCTCTACGTGTATGGGGCCAAGGGCATCTGGCTGCTGTGGATCTGGCCGTTGTTCAACGTCATTTTCCGGATGGTTTATCTGGGGGTCTGGGTGCGACGCTCGAATGTGTTGACCGGGGCGGAATGGATGCGGACGCGCTTTGGCAAAAACCTGGGCTCGGAACTGGCCTACCTGAGCGTGGTTTTGTATGCGCTGGTCAGTGTGGTGGGATTTTTGAGCTACGCCTTTCAGGGCATTGGCAAATTTGCCAAATCGTTCCTGCCCTGGCCGTTGCCGGCGGAAGTCTATGGCACCCTGATCATGGTGGTTTCCGGCCTGTACTGCATTTTGGGCGGCATGTACAGCGTGGTGCTCAATGATGTCATTCAATTTGGTTTGATTCTGCTCGCCGCAGTGATCATTGCCGCGGTGGCCATGGCAGTGACCTCCCCGGAGCAGATTTCCGCCGCCGTGCCGGCGGGTTGGGAGGAATTATTTTTTGGCTGGAAATTGAATCTGGACTGGAGCGGCCTGGTGCCGCAACTGAATGACAAGATCTACGGAACCCAGGGAGATGGGTACTCGCTGTATTTCCTGTTCATCGGCATGCTGCTGTTCAAAGGCATCCTGGTGAGCATGGCCGGGCCGACGCCCAATTACGCCATTCAACACGTGCTTTCCACCCGCAGCCCGCGCGAGGCGGCGCTGGAAAACTTCATGATGGCGATTGTGTCGCTGGCCCCGCGTTTTCTGCTAATCGCCGGGATTGCGGTCATTGGGCTGGTGCACTTCAGCCCCGAGCTGGCCAAAATGGCCGCAGCCGGGCAGAAGCTGGATTTTGAGAAAATCCTGCCGGAAGTGGTGAATCAATATCTGCCGGTGGGCGCCAAGGGGCTGATTCTGGCCGGACTGCTGGCGGCCTTCATGAGCACGTTTGTTTCCACCACCAACTCCGGTGTGGCCTACATCGTCAACGACATTTACAAACGTTACCTCCGGCCCGACGCCTCCCAGCAGCGGCTGGTGCGGATGGGGTATTTTTGGAGCCTGATGGTCATTCTGGCCGGCATTGGTTTTGGTTTTTACACCGGCTCGGTGCAGAAGGTGACCGAGTGGGTGGCCAATGCGCTGGTGCCGGCGTTTGTGGCGCCCAATGTGCTCAAATGGCACTGGTGGCGCTTTAATGGCTGGGGCTTTTTTGCCGGCATGGTGAGTGGCACGGCGGCGGCGGTGATCAAGTTGTTTGTGCCCCTCAGTCCCACGGTGACTTCGCTGGTCATCATTGGCATCAGCATGATTTTTTCCGTGGTGGTCTGCCTGTTGACCGCGCCCGAAGATCAGGCGGTGCTCAAGCGGTTTTATCTGACGGTGCGTCCGTGGGGATGGTGGCGGCCCATTCACGATTTGTGCGCGGCGGAGCATCCGCGCCTGCAGGCCAATCGCGACGCGGCGCGGGACTGGCTCAACATCGGCGTGGGCCTGGTCTGGCAGTTGGCGATGGTGGCGGCCCCGATTTACCTGGTCATCCGCAACTGGCCGCGCTTCTGGGCGTGCGTCATCGTGCTGGGGGTGACCTCCGTGATCCTCAAGTTCACGTGGTACGATCGCCTCGACAAGACGCACGAGATGTACCTGAAGGATTACGAGGAGAAGCCCGGCACTGCCGCCGGCTGA
- a CDS encoding proton-conducting transporter membrane subunit codes for MMTSLLLLPAVAGLAAFFLRHAGVRRGLWVTAAAGHAGLTALCWIQRPPPGLDGWLAVDAAGLLFLSLTSVLFLAAAVYGVGYLNQQHAAPAPRETGEPELLSPAPESVFIGCQLLFLAAMTLVALSHHFGLLWVAIEATTLASAPLIYYHRNRRSLEATWKYLLICSVGIALALLGTFFLGVATISTASGKPLALVVENLVQHGAELQPQWLKAAFILMLVGYGAKMGLAPLHTWLPDAHSEAPSVVSALLSGALLNCAFLGLWRLQEVCQAAGLAEFGQHLLLLLGLSSLGVAAVFILGQKDYKRLLAYSSIEHMGLLALGVGVGGVGAMAALLHAIFHSLAKAGLFLTAGLILDAYHSKDISRVRGVLRALPLPGGLWLAGFLAITGAPPFGSFFSEWLLLRGAVERGHLWVAVAALAALAVAFMGMASAFLEMGQGPSTCPAHGPEQAVERRTWMAMPPLVLICLAAVLGLYLPGPLAALVREAARAAGGF; via the coding sequence ATGATGACCTCTCTGCTTCTGCTGCCTGCGGTGGCCGGACTGGCGGCCTTTTTCCTCCGCCATGCCGGCGTGCGCCGCGGCTTGTGGGTGACGGCCGCCGCCGGTCATGCGGGATTGACGGCCCTTTGCTGGATTCAACGACCCCCGCCCGGGCTGGATGGCTGGCTGGCGGTGGATGCGGCCGGGCTGTTGTTCCTGAGCCTCACCAGCGTGCTGTTCCTGGCGGCAGCAGTGTATGGGGTGGGTTACCTGAATCAGCAGCACGCCGCGCCCGCCCCCCGCGAAACCGGCGAGCCCGAGCTGCTCAGCCCGGCGCCTGAATCCGTGTTTATCGGCTGCCAGTTGCTGTTTCTGGCCGCCATGACCCTGGTGGCCCTCAGCCATCACTTTGGGTTGTTGTGGGTGGCCATCGAGGCCACCACCCTGGCCAGTGCCCCGCTCATTTATTATCACCGCAACCGGCGCTCGCTGGAGGCCACCTGGAAGTATTTGTTGATCTGCTCGGTGGGCATTGCGCTGGCCTTGCTGGGCACGTTTTTCCTCGGCGTGGCCACCATCTCAACCGCCAGCGGCAAACCCCTGGCCCTGGTCGTGGAAAACCTGGTCCAGCACGGCGCAGAGCTGCAACCGCAATGGCTGAAGGCAGCCTTCATTTTGATGCTGGTGGGTTACGGCGCCAAGATGGGCCTGGCCCCCCTCCATACCTGGTTGCCGGATGCCCATAGTGAGGCCCCGTCGGTGGTGTCGGCGTTGTTGTCCGGCGCCTTGTTGAACTGCGCCTTCCTGGGGCTCTGGCGGTTGCAGGAGGTTTGCCAGGCGGCGGGGTTGGCCGAATTTGGACAACACTTGCTGCTCCTCCTGGGCTTGAGCTCGCTGGGGGTGGCGGCGGTGTTCATCCTCGGCCAGAAGGACTACAAGCGCCTGCTGGCTTATTCGAGCATCGAGCACATGGGCTTGCTGGCGCTGGGGGTGGGCGTGGGGGGCGTGGGGGCCATGGCCGCCCTGTTGCATGCCATTTTTCATTCGCTCGCCAAAGCCGGCCTGTTTCTCACCGCCGGCCTGATTTTGGATGCCTATCACTCCAAGGACATCAGCCGGGTGCGCGGGGTCTTGCGGGCGCTGCCCCTGCCCGGCGGTTTGTGGCTGGCAGGATTCCTCGCCATCACCGGGGCGCCGCCTTTTGGCTCCTTTTTTAGCGAATGGCTCCTGCTCCGCGGGGCGGTGGAACGGGGTCATTTGTGGGTGGCCGTGGCCGCCCTCGCCGCCCTGGCGGTGGCCTTCATGGGCATGGCCTCGGCGTTTTTGGAAATGGGCCAGGGTCCGTCCACCTGTCCTGCGCATGGTCCCGAGCAGGCCGTGGAAAGACGGACCTGGATGGCCATGCCTCCTCTGGTGTTAATATGCCTGGCCGCCGTCCTGGGCCTGTATCTGCCAGGCCCGCTGGCGGCGCTGGTGCGTGAAGCCGCGCGCGCGGCAGGAGGATTTTGA
- a CDS encoding DNRLRE domain-containing protein — translation MQGHISKVWGCLALVFCTCLNHAAVVSITTAMGQGADAYVWGQQPTLNFGSSGVISSRNNPGNPARNYKDYFRFDLSSVSGYDWANATSVTLRFSSQRVLSGVAWEFYGLPDGLPGDAAGGWTESGINYNNAPGNVSDPAALGFITSAPGDENGNYLTLLGSLTGQTTGAGTVHNFSSSALLDLIKNDHNGLITIAVRRLDNQGIVQLVSKESTSGFLIPTLVIDAPLSVIPEPAEYALLGVLFLGGCYLWQRRRSPAIAPPANR, via the coding sequence ATGCAGGGGCATATCAGCAAGGTGTGGGGATGCCTCGCCCTTGTCTTTTGCACCTGTCTGAACCATGCCGCGGTGGTCAGCATTACCACCGCCATGGGCCAGGGAGCGGATGCGTACGTGTGGGGCCAGCAACCCACCTTGAACTTCGGCAGCAGCGGCGTCATCAGCAGCCGCAACAACCCCGGCAATCCGGCGCGGAATTACAAGGACTATTTCCGTTTTGATCTCTCTTCCGTATCCGGCTACGACTGGGCCAACGCCACCTCGGTCACCCTGCGCTTCAGCTCCCAACGAGTGCTCTCAGGGGTGGCTTGGGAGTTCTATGGTTTGCCGGACGGTTTGCCAGGGGATGCTGCCGGAGGTTGGACGGAGTCGGGCATTAATTACAACAATGCTCCAGGCAACGTGTCAGATCCTGCCGCCCTGGGCTTCATCACCTCTGCGCCGGGGGATGAAAACGGCAATTACCTCACGCTCCTCGGCTCCCTCACCGGGCAAACCACCGGTGCCGGCACCGTCCACAATTTCAGCAGCAGCGCCTTGTTGGATTTGATCAAGAACGACCACAACGGCCTGATCACCATCGCCGTGCGGCGTCTGGACAACCAAGGCATCGTTCAGCTTGTTTCCAAAGAGTCCACCAGCGGTTTCCTCATTCCCACCCTGGTCATTGATGCCCCCTTGTCGGTGATCCCAGAGCCCGCGGAATATGCCCTGCTGGGGGTGCTGTTCCTCGGCGGCTGCTACTTGTGGCAGCGCCGCCGCTCCCCGGCCATCGCCCCGCCGGCAAACCGTTAG
- a CDS encoding glycosidase, whose product MKLERFAGNPILSPHPDHPWEDLAVFNPAAWYDAGKGEVLLLYRAAESHPDYKCYFGLAKSRDGYHFERVSDRPAMDISHEGFDGATIQDPRIIKMGEWFYVTYACRHFPFGQFWVPGGRDRYIKPEVGEEFPRYLRLNATLTGLAMTKDFRHWIRAGWITNPLLDDRDAILFPEKINGQFVLMHRPLEWVGPAYGTEHPCAWIAFSDDLMGFPFARSKLLIKNKYPWEAAKLGINTPPIRTPYGWFTLYHAVGPDKFYRLGALLLDLEDPSIVRHRTPDWLMQPETDYEIEGFYRGVCFPCGTIVKDDTLFVYYGAGDKYCALATCPFGALLDYLLQCPA is encoded by the coding sequence ATGAAACTAGAACGATTTGCCGGCAATCCGATTCTTTCCCCCCATCCTGATCATCCCTGGGAGGATTTGGCGGTGTTTAACCCTGCGGCGTGGTACGATGCCGGGAAGGGGGAGGTTCTGCTCCTTTACCGAGCGGCGGAGTCGCATCCCGACTACAAATGCTATTTTGGCCTGGCCAAGAGCCGGGATGGTTACCACTTTGAGCGGGTGTCGGACCGTCCGGCCATGGACATCAGCCATGAGGGTTTTGACGGGGCCACCATTCAGGACCCGCGCATTATCAAGATGGGGGAGTGGTTTTATGTCACTTACGCCTGCCGGCATTTTCCGTTTGGCCAGTTCTGGGTGCCGGGCGGCCGGGATCGGTATATCAAGCCGGAGGTAGGCGAGGAGTTTCCGCGCTATCTGCGACTTAACGCCACGCTGACGGGGCTGGCCATGACCAAGGATTTCCGGCACTGGATTCGGGCGGGGTGGATTACCAACCCGCTGCTGGATGATCGCGATGCGATTCTTTTCCCGGAGAAGATCAACGGCCAGTTTGTGCTGATGCACCGGCCGCTGGAGTGGGTGGGGCCGGCGTATGGGACGGAGCATCCATGCGCGTGGATTGCGTTCAGTGATGATTTGATGGGCTTTCCTTTTGCGCGCAGCAAACTGTTGATCAAGAACAAGTACCCGTGGGAGGCGGCCAAACTGGGCATCAATACGCCGCCCATCCGCACGCCGTACGGGTGGTTCACCCTGTATCACGCGGTGGGGCCGGACAAGTTTTACCGGCTGGGGGCGTTGCTGCTGGATTTGGAGGATCCGAGCATTGTGCGGCATCGCACGCCGGACTGGTTGATGCAGCCGGAGACGGATTACGAGATTGAGGGGTTTTACCGCGGGGTGTGTTTCCCTTGTGGGACGATCGTCAAGGATGACACCCTGTTTGTGTATTACGGCGCGGGGGACAAATACTGCGCCCTGGCCACGTGTCCGTTTGGTGCACTGCTGGATTATTTGTTGCAATGTCCGGCGTGA
- a CDS encoding TIM barrel protein: MITIIAGTNRPGSNTAHVARAVEACYRRRGVPAQVMDLGLLPPAAFAPGAYAQKPEALAPFTESILQSAGVVVVTPEYNGSFPGVLKYFIDLLKFPESFQARPVAFVGLSNGQWGALRAVEHLQQIFAYRNAHLLPERVFLPGIRDCLDGAGDLNQEGLAQRLEAQAEAFVRFIHKLTGVDLTAPAGHARRYVPHLGVCSWSLQPETPEILVEKLEELGLKRLQLWLDPLREKPAVWGRAPELLARAGVTVVSGMFGCVGEDYSTLESIRRTGGVVPDHTWEQNWANIQENARLAQRLGLKYVAFHAGFLPHDAQAPEFAKLVERLRRIAQLFGEAGITLGLETGQESAATLREFLVHLGCPNVGVNFDPANMILYDQGNPVFALRLLGPWVKQCHLKDATRTRQPGTWGEEVPVGTGQVNWRGFFQTLSEIGFHGNLCIEREAGQQRVADILAARRWVETLP, from the coding sequence ATGATAACCATCATCGCAGGCACCAATCGTCCCGGCAGCAACACCGCGCATGTGGCGCGCGCGGTCGAAGCGTGTTACCGCCGCCGCGGCGTTCCGGCGCAGGTCATGGATTTGGGGCTGCTACCGCCCGCCGCCTTTGCGCCCGGGGCTTATGCCCAGAAGCCCGAAGCCCTGGCCCCGTTCACCGAGTCCATCCTGCAATCGGCGGGAGTGGTGGTGGTGACGCCCGAGTACAACGGCAGTTTTCCCGGTGTGCTCAAATACTTTATTGATCTGCTGAAGTTCCCGGAGAGTTTCCAGGCCCGGCCGGTGGCGTTTGTGGGATTGTCCAACGGTCAATGGGGCGCCTTGCGCGCGGTGGAGCACTTGCAACAGATCTTTGCCTATCGCAACGCCCATCTGCTGCCCGAGCGGGTGTTTCTGCCCGGCATCCGGGATTGTCTGGACGGCGCGGGCGATTTGAATCAGGAAGGGCTGGCGCAGCGCTTGGAGGCGCAGGCCGAGGCGTTTGTGCGGTTTATTCACAAACTTACGGGGGTGGACTTGACCGCCCCCGCCGGGCATGCGCGTCGTTATGTGCCGCATCTGGGCGTGTGCTCGTGGTCGCTGCAGCCGGAGACGCCGGAAATCCTGGTGGAGAAGCTGGAGGAGCTGGGCCTCAAACGCCTTCAACTTTGGCTGGATCCGTTGCGTGAAAAGCCCGCCGTGTGGGGCCGGGCGCCGGAGCTGCTGGCCCGGGCGGGGGTGACTGTGGTCAGCGGCATGTTTGGGTGTGTGGGAGAAGATTACAGCACGCTGGAAAGCATCCGGCGCACCGGGGGGGTGGTGCCGGATCACACGTGGGAGCAGAACTGGGCCAACATCCAGGAAAACGCCCGTCTGGCGCAACGCCTGGGCCTCAAGTATGTGGCCTTTCACGCGGGCTTTCTGCCGCACGATGCCCAGGCGCCGGAGTTTGCCAAATTGGTGGAGCGGCTGCGGCGGATTGCCCAATTGTTTGGGGAGGCGGGCATCACGCTGGGGCTGGAGACCGGGCAGGAAAGCGCGGCCACTTTGCGCGAATTTTTAGTGCATCTGGGCTGCCCGAATGTGGGAGTCAACTTTGATCCGGCCAACATGATTTTGTATGATCAGGGCAATCCGGTGTTTGCGCTGCGGCTGCTGGGGCCGTGGGTGAAGCAGTGTCATTTGAAGGACGCCACCCGCACGCGCCAGCCGGGCACGTGGGGCGAAGAGGTGCCGGTGGGCACGGGCCAGGTGAACTGGCGCGGCTTTTTCCAGACGCTGAGCGAGATCGGCTTCCACGGCAATTTGTGCATCGAGCGCGAGGCCGGCCAGCAGCGCGTGGCCGACATTCTCGCGGCGCGCCGGTGGGTGGAAACGCTGCCGTAA
- a CDS encoding C-GCAxxG-C-C family protein, with the protein MSTQPSRSQCAEAAVAHFQQGYACSQAVVAAFAPKLGVSPEAALKAAAGFGGGLGRQGQTCGAVNGACIVIGLRYGSTNPQDKDAKEFTYHTVREFCRQFRARHKTLQCRELLGCDISTPEGLALARDRKLFATQCPQFVGAAAKILEQLV; encoded by the coding sequence ATGAGCACTCAACCCTCCCGGAGCCAGTGCGCCGAGGCGGCGGTGGCGCATTTCCAGCAAGGCTATGCCTGTTCGCAGGCGGTGGTGGCGGCGTTTGCGCCGAAACTGGGCGTGAGTCCCGAAGCGGCCCTGAAGGCGGCGGCCGGCTTTGGGGGCGGACTGGGGCGGCAGGGCCAGACGTGCGGGGCGGTCAATGGCGCCTGCATCGTCATTGGCCTGCGTTATGGTTCCACCAATCCCCAGGACAAGGACGCCAAGGAGTTCACCTACCATACGGTGCGGGAGTTTTGCCGGCAATTTCGGGCGCGGCACAAGACGTTGCAATGCCGCGAGCTGCTGGGCTGCGACATCAGCACGCCGGAGGGGCTGGCGCTGGCGCGGGATCGGAAGCTGTTTGCCACCCAGTGCCCCCAGTTTGTGGGGGCGGCGGCGAAAATTTTGGAGCAGCTCGTGTAA
- a CDS encoding Gfo/Idh/MocA family oxidoreductase, translating into MSKTVNVGVIGLGFMGVTHLKAMQKLPQARVVAVCDAVRRPENGQISAGGNVGDGRPVTLDMNVVRVYQDYRELLQDPQVEMVDICLPTPLHPEVALAALAAGKHVLCEKPMARTSALARQMVEAARQAQGYLMPAMCMRFWPGWTWLKNVVDSGQYGRVLAARFRRVAEPPAWSKSQFMDGQKSGGALLDLHIHDVDFVQYCFGRPQSVFATGYTCLSGAIDHVVAQYRVAGGAIVHAEGGWAMAPGFGFSMSYTVNFERATADFDVARGEEALKVFVEGQPPLVVRSEGPDGYVGEIAHFLDSILAGRPPSVVTAADGLSAIEICEAEEASIASGQPQPQAAR; encoded by the coding sequence ATGAGCAAAACGGTTAATGTCGGAGTCATCGGGCTGGGCTTCATGGGGGTGACGCATCTCAAAGCCATGCAAAAACTGCCGCAGGCGCGGGTGGTCGCCGTGTGCGACGCGGTGCGCCGGCCGGAGAACGGGCAGATCAGTGCCGGGGGCAATGTGGGCGATGGCCGGCCGGTGACCCTGGACATGAACGTGGTGCGAGTGTACCAGGATTACCGCGAGCTGTTGCAGGACCCGCAGGTGGAGATGGTGGACATCTGCCTGCCTACGCCGTTGCATCCCGAGGTGGCCCTGGCCGCGCTGGCGGCGGGCAAGCATGTGCTTTGTGAAAAACCTATGGCCCGCACCAGCGCCCTGGCGCGGCAGATGGTCGAGGCGGCCCGCCAGGCGCAGGGTTATCTGATGCCCGCCATGTGCATGCGCTTTTGGCCGGGGTGGACCTGGCTCAAAAACGTGGTGGACAGCGGCCAATACGGGCGCGTGCTTGCCGCCCGCTTCCGCCGCGTGGCGGAGCCGCCCGCGTGGAGCAAATCGCAGTTCATGGACGGCCAGAAATCGGGCGGAGCGCTGCTGGATTTGCACATTCACGATGTGGACTTTGTCCAGTATTGCTTTGGGCGGCCGCAATCCGTGTTTGCCACCGGCTACACCTGCCTGAGTGGCGCCATTGACCATGTGGTGGCGCAGTACCGCGTGGCCGGCGGGGCCATTGTCCACGCCGAGGGCGGGTGGGCCATGGCGCCGGGTTTTGGCTTCAGTATGAGTTACACCGTCAACTTCGAACGTGCCACGGCGGATTTTGACGTGGCCCGCGGTGAGGAGGCGCTCAAGGTGTTTGTGGAGGGCCAGCCGCCCCTGGTGGTCAGGAGCGAGGGACCTGATGGTTACGTGGGCGAGATTGCGCATTTCCTGGACAGCATCCTCGCCGGCCGGCCGCCCAGCGTGGTGACGGCCGCCGACGGGCTTAGCGCCATTGAAATTTGCGAGGCCGAGGAGGCCTCGATTGCCAGCGGTCAACCCCAGCCGCAGGCCGCGCGTTAA
- a CDS encoding hydrogenase, producing MLRVLAARWHQGHRTLPYPRELPPLPDRLRGRPQLDPTRCPPGCQICEELCPTQAIRHTPQGLALDLGRCLFCPLCEQSCPAQAIRFTSEHRLAVRRREDLQFTGHEYALARQLDKECRRLFGRSLKLRQVSAGGCNACEADTNVLTTVGWDLGRFGIQFVASPRHADGLLITGPVTRNMELPLRKTYEAVPPPRLVIAVGACAIAGGPFVELPQVRNGAAAVVPVDLFIPGCPPHPLTILDGLLRLLGRLPKPATPT from the coding sequence ATGCTAAGAGTTCTGGCCGCGCGCTGGCATCAAGGACACCGCACCCTGCCCTATCCGCGGGAGCTGCCGCCCCTGCCCGACCGCCTGCGCGGACGCCCGCAGTTGGACCCCACCCGCTGCCCGCCGGGCTGCCAGATTTGCGAAGAGCTCTGCCCCACGCAGGCCATCCGCCACACACCGCAGGGGCTGGCGCTGGACCTGGGCCGCTGCCTGTTTTGCCCGCTGTGCGAGCAAAGCTGCCCCGCGCAAGCCATCCGATTCACCTCCGAACACCGCCTGGCCGTCCGCCGGCGCGAAGATTTGCAGTTCACCGGCCACGAATATGCCCTGGCCCGGCAGCTCGACAAGGAATGCCGCCGCCTGTTCGGGCGTTCGCTCAAACTGCGCCAGGTCAGCGCCGGCGGCTGCAACGCCTGCGAAGCCGACACCAATGTGCTCACCACCGTGGGCTGGGATCTCGGCCGCTTCGGCATCCAGTTTGTGGCCTCCCCGCGCCACGCCGACGGACTCCTCATCACCGGTCCGGTGACCCGCAACATGGAGCTGCCCCTGCGCAAGACTTACGAGGCCGTGCCCCCGCCGCGGCTGGTGATTGCCGTGGGCGCCTGCGCCATTGCCGGCGGGCCTTTTGTGGAGCTGCCGCAGGTGCGCAATGGCGCCGCCGCCGTCGTGCCGGTGGATTTATTCATTCCCGGCTGCCCGCCGCATCCCCTGACGATTCTGGACGGACTCCTGCGTCTCCTGGGACGGCTGCCCAAGCCGGCCACGCCCACTTAA
- a CDS encoding NADH-quinone oxidoreductase subunit C, with the protein MKTPGCRIANGGIVAAAAIPEATVTEFRQRICEAVAGGARLAALFGLPGEAEALRLMAVLAHDQEGRLELLGSAPVGEKYPALTPDCPQAHWFEREMAEQWGVHPEGHPWLKPIRFHPAWRPAAGTPPAPEPGVTDYFRVEGEEVHEVAVGPVHAGIIEPGHFRFQCHGERVMHLEISLGYQHRGVEPALRGGPNRRTLAMMETVAGDTTIGHATAYCQVLESLSQTPAPPRAQALRALALELERLANHTGDLGALAGDVGFLPTAAYCGRIRGDFLNLTALLCGNRFGRGLLLPGGVRFDAGADRLQALEKVLAQAMEDAANAVDLLWNTSSVRARFENAGALSRQTAVALGLVGPAVRACGVEQDVRRDLPWGRYCFQQIPVSTFATGNVYARAFVRWLEMQRSAAFLRDLLHTLPPGPIHVPLPPLAPQQVAVALVEGWRGEICHVAMTDAAGRLAHYKIVDPSFHNWFGLAMALREQQISDFPLCNKSFNLSYCGHDL; encoded by the coding sequence ATGAAAACACCTGGTTGCAGGATCGCCAACGGTGGCATCGTGGCGGCGGCAGCAATTCCGGAGGCCACAGTTACCGAGTTTCGCCAACGCATTTGCGAGGCGGTGGCCGGCGGCGCCCGCCTCGCCGCGCTCTTCGGTCTGCCCGGCGAGGCGGAGGCGCTGCGGTTGATGGCGGTGTTGGCGCACGATCAGGAAGGCCGCCTGGAGCTGCTGGGTTCCGCACCCGTGGGGGAAAAGTACCCCGCCCTCACCCCTGATTGTCCCCAGGCGCACTGGTTTGAGCGCGAGATGGCGGAACAATGGGGCGTGCATCCTGAAGGCCACCCCTGGCTGAAGCCCATTCGGTTCCATCCCGCCTGGCGGCCGGCGGCCGGCACGCCCCCGGCGCCGGAGCCGGGGGTCACGGATTACTTTCGCGTGGAGGGAGAGGAGGTGCATGAAGTGGCGGTTGGCCCGGTCCACGCGGGCATCATTGAACCGGGCCATTTTCGTTTCCAATGCCATGGGGAGCGCGTGATGCACTTGGAAATATCTCTCGGCTACCAGCATCGGGGGGTGGAACCCGCGTTGCGCGGCGGCCCCAATCGCCGCACGCTCGCCATGATGGAAACTGTGGCCGGGGACACCACCATCGGCCATGCCACGGCTTATTGCCAGGTCCTCGAATCCCTGAGCCAGACGCCCGCACCGCCCCGGGCGCAGGCTCTGCGCGCCCTGGCACTCGAGCTGGAGCGCCTGGCCAATCACACCGGCGATCTGGGCGCGCTGGCCGGCGACGTGGGCTTTCTGCCCACCGCCGCCTACTGCGGCCGCATTCGGGGCGACTTTCTCAACCTGACCGCCCTGCTCTGTGGCAACCGCTTTGGCCGCGGCCTGTTGCTCCCCGGCGGGGTGCGCTTCGATGCCGGGGCCGACCGCCTGCAGGCGCTGGAAAAAGTTCTGGCCCAGGCCATGGAGGATGCGGCCAACGCCGTGGATCTGTTGTGGAACACTTCTTCCGTGCGCGCCCGTTTTGAAAATGCGGGGGCGCTGTCGCGCCAGACCGCCGTGGCTCTGGGGCTGGTGGGGCCGGCCGTCCGCGCCTGCGGCGTGGAGCAGGATGTGCGCCGGGACCTGCCCTGGGGCAGATACTGCTTTCAGCAAATCCCCGTTTCCACCTTTGCCACCGGCAACGTGTATGCCCGCGCTTTTGTGCGCTGGCTGGAAATGCAGCGCTCGGCGGCGTTCCTGCGCGATCTGCTCCACACCCTGCCCCCCGGCCCCATCCATGTCCCCCTTCCCCCGTTGGCCCCTCAGCAAGTGGCCGTCGCACTGGTCGAGGGCTGGCGCGGCGAAATCTGCCACGTGGCCATGACCGATGCCGCAGGCAGGCTGGCCCACTACAAAATCGTGGACCCCTCGTTCCACAACTGGTTTGGCCTGGCCATGGCCCTGCGGGAACAGCAAATCTCGGATTTCCCGCTCTGCAACAAAAGTTTCAACCTGTCCTATTGCGGACACGATTTGTAA